The Acropora muricata isolate sample 2 chromosome 7, ASM3666990v1, whole genome shotgun sequence genomic interval GGAAACAGGCGCTAAAGTTGGAACAATCAGGACCGGTGAATTAGATGTGAGCTTTCGCTCAGACCTCTGTGCGATACCACTTACAAGTGCTGCATTTACAAACAGAAAGGTGAAGTTCTTCTTAGCGTTCACTTTCTTCGGGAGCGACGCCTACAACGTTAAACTTGTGGCAGAGTAGGGCACATTTACAGTTTATTTCTATTTCATTCTTGAAGTCGTCATATCGAAAGCTATATTGTTGTCTGTACTATATGTTGCTGCCATTTTATGAGAGAACGAAATAAGAAAATAGGCATGCAGAGAACTTTGATAACATTATAAGTTTTCTGTTCGTTATGCCAACGAACTTTGAAGCCTCAACCGTCTACGTACTAGTGAACGGAACAATTGTTGCTTAATAATTTCTTATAAATGGTCAAACAGTGGCACAGTGGCAGTTGAGACAGCAAGTGCAATGATTTTGACGTCGATCTGGGAGACTCGGCTGATAACTTGACTGTCAGTGAATTATAATTCAATGACTTCGGCTACACATAAAGAAATAGATTTCCTTCGTATGCAATTTAAAAGTTGACTGTAAGAGCGGTATCAAATATACCTCCGGCTGAGTGGCTTTAAAGCGCAAGCGTTCAATGAGAAGCATTGATTTCTTTATCCCAtgtaatcataataattatccATAAGGAATTCAACTATCCCGAAACTGTTTGAAACTGATTCCGTCTTTTAGTATGAAGGAAATGTAAATAAGCCAAAATAGAAAGCCTTAGTCAGAGCATACAACAGTTTCTTAGTATTGTAAGACATCTTTTGGAAGTGCTCCATCGATTGAGCACAATAATATCAGGGATTCATTTTACAAACATTCGGTAGTGCATGAGATAGGTGCCGCTTTTATTCGTTTTCTTCGTGCATGATAGGGTATACACGTTACAATCAAAAACCTTAAATGCTGTTTTTATTGTGTAGAAGCCGAGGAGAAACGTTTTGGAATAAAACCCGTAGTAATTTGATAAAATTGGAAATTGTCAGATCAAAAATTGGAAATTATGTGATCGTAAAATCGAAACTACGTCTGTTAAGTTTACAAGTTCAATAAGCTTTTTAGTGACTTTAAACGTGAAAGAGCGATGTGAGGCTTAGAAAGCTCTAAAATATGGTAGATCTCAAGCAATACTTGCAAGCTTAGCTTTGTAGTTAGCGTTCAAACACTAGCCGTAATTCTTTAATTATTCCAAATAAAATGATTTGTGTGCTATTCGACTTTCCAGCCggaatttttttgtaaaaaccGAATTGGCATACTGGGTTTGCTAGATTCCTGACAGATGTTATGACAGGAATACTGACTAGCGTTGCCAATGGTGATATGATCAAGTCTGACTTTGTTATGTTGTAGGGATCACGGTTCCAAGCAAAAATTCCATATCATCACCatttaatttgaatttgtccaGTGTTATTCAGTATTGTATTTTAGCGTACATCATGAATTTATGGCAGAAATATGGAGTGCATGGACAAAAATTTAACTTCTTTGCAGTTTGCATCTCAACTTATGAAAACTGAATAAATGACAGCGTAAATCTACTGAATGAACACACATTATCACTTTCTCTTCCTAGTTTGATGCAGTAATTCTATTGAATTAATACATGTACATTATTAGTACTTCGATATTCAAAGTAAAGtgactttatttaacgtcggtagttcctttaGTTACGGtactggccccagttgttcaaaaggtggataacgctatccaccgggtaaatcactatccattggatattgcaattgatttcgctattacttatccagtggatagcgatttatccggtggatagcgctatccatcgtttgaacaactggggccaggtatCAATGAAAGCCGGCGGTGCGCTCTTTATCCCCCtccctctgtcagtgctccTTTGTACGGGTATTTGAACCTATTGCTACACGGATCAGATTTGCAGCTTAGAATAACAACAATATCTTAAAACAGGAAAGGGTCTCTCCCTCGTAAACTTTTATTGATGGATTAGCCGGTTAAAGCTAAGCTAAGAAGGTGGTTACGTTACAACTTTGCTTCAATGTTTTGTGAAATCGTCCAAGTAAACCTTCATATTACGTCATCTTGCAAACTTGTTCCACCTACAGACACTGCTAGAATGGTCTCTAGCCTCGTGTTATAAGACAACCAATCAGTAGCATTAAAATGCCGACTCTTGCGCTAGGGACTGGGTTCCGTGACGAAGAACTTGAAGCTATGAAACGAgagaaaacaaatcacaaagTATATTTTAATCGAGGAGGTTCCAAAACATTTACATATTGTCAACTGGAAATGGCTGAAACTTACAATTAATCACTTTATTTTTGTGTTTAGATTACCGTGATCTACATACGTAGGTCACTATTGATCTTTTTATTTAGATCACTGTCCATAATTTCCTTACTGGTTTCAaactttagtgttttttcaatcTATTATTTCTGTATTGAGCCCCGACTTTTCCCGAGACCCAAAATTAAAACTCTCTCTGGGCATTTCAGGATGACCATTCTTTAGCGGAAGCAAAGATGCATGCACGTGGCCTATTTTAGTCAtctttaacaattattactcgagcccgaatgggctatgagtcaatagcccatgaggccgaaggccgaatgggctattgattcagaggctatgagggtgagaggaataattgttttagtaaaatccaactagttggtaaaaaagtatcgagactaaacatctttcgcaaactaaagctagacatcaatcctatTTTACcgcaaaacaatacaaatatgacgggcgcttttcgctactagtgggctataacatatagcctactagtagctcaaccaatcagaaagcagcATTGATGATAAACCACGAGTTGGATTTGTCTGAAATAGGATTACATGCTCATACATAATGACTTTTAAAGTGTCTGAAATCTTGACGACCACTAAAAAACAGAATCAGAAAGGGCGTTTAGGCCTTTATTCCTTGTCTGGTGATCATTTAAACCTGGTTGAAACCCAAATTActatagggacctttagatcaATGACGGCAACGTCAGCGAGAACGCTACTGAAACAATCGACTTAATGGGCAAAACAGTGGCTTAGCACGTGCGTTTTGAAGCTTGGTGCATTTCTTTGCCGTTCTTTCGGAGTCAATctgcaacgtgaaatgaccaaatctCAAATCCTAGGGAACACGCGAGCACACCGCAAAGGCGAATGTCGATTTACTTTCTTAGTTTGAACAACTTTGTTCCCAGTTTATTTCCACGATATTTCGGCTAATGAGTAGAAGTTGAGCGAACTGGAATAATCACGAAAAACTTTGAATAGTTGAAACTAGCAATTTCAAACTGAATGACGTTTTCGTAGACGTTGCCGTCTTAGATCTTAAGGTGCTTAAGATTAAAGGCTCGGTCTGCATCGTTAGCCGAGTATCCCATCGTATTCCTTGCATGATCCCAAAGTCAAATCAGATATGGATAGTCTCACCTTTGCAGCCTTTACCATTTCCATGGTAACCTTTAGAACAAGAACATCGGTATGAACCCCAAGTGTTGGTGCACGTAGCTTTCTCATGGCAATCATGATCGCCCGCTTTGCACTCATCGTAATCAACACATGACAGTCCATCGCCTTGGAAACCACCATTACAGGTACAGCTGTAAGAGCCGTCTGTGTTTGTGCAAGCTGCATTCAGATCGCAAAGCCACCTATTGCATTCGTTGATGTCAGAGCAGACCTCCCCATTGCCATGATATCCATCGAGGCATTGACAGCTGTATGAACCAGGAGTGTTGATACAACGCGAATTCAATCTGCAATTGTTGGACCCACCTTGACACTCATCATTGTCTGACAACGATAAATTGTGAGAACAAGCCTCGTGAGTTATATTTGTTTAATTAATTGAATACCTGACTAAATTCTTCATTAACGCGAGATAAGCCACTCGAGATGTTTATCTAATTGCATCGTCAAAACGTGGATGCGCGGGCAGCGGTGGACGTGACCATTATCTGAAACGATGCTTTGGGGACTTTTACTACTCCGCCTTTCACTAACATGCGGACTCTAGGTCTTGAAGTTCGTTTTTGGCTGCCGTCAGCTACATTCACGCCGACAATTAACGGactgataaaaacaaaaatcgaCCGCAAAGTGGACGAAAATCTGCCAGTCACAGCACGCGATGTGGCCCTTTGATCCAATCCGCTACAGTGATTGACGGCAGTGAGAAACAAAACTATTGATTGAAATTAAACCTCGGAGCTCGCATGTTAATGAAAGACGCTATAAGGACACAAGCCTTTTCTTCTCAGATCACGGTCAGTAGGAACGTATTCTCTTCTTGCAGCTATATACTGTACGATTGGCTTCCCATGACGTACCTTAAGGCAATTACGAATATGGAACTCTCTCCTTGCACTTACCTTGGCAAGTTCTTCCATCTCCTCTGTATCCTCTGTTACAGTAGCACTTGTATGAACCTTGCTTGTTGTGGCAGCTAGCGTGAGTGTGACAGCTGTGAGCGCCTCTCTTACACTCGTTAACATCAGTGCATACCCACCCATTACCTTCATATCCCTCACGGCAAGTGCAACTGAATGCACCTACATTATTTGTGCACATTGCGTTAAGACTGCAATTGTGGATCCCTGTTTGGCATTCGTTCACATCTTTACAAGTCCTCCCGTCCCCTTCAAAACCATAGTGGCAAGCGCAATCATAAGTTCCGATTTGGTTTGTACACTGGGCAAACTGACTACATTGGTGCATTCCCAATTTGCATTCATCTAAATCTTTGCATGACAAACCGTCTCCTTGAAATCCATCGCGACAGGTGCAGTTATAAGATCCGACGCTGTTTGTACAGTGAGCATGCTTGCTGCAATTGTTAGTTCCCGTCTTGCATTCGTCAACATCATTGCAGGTCCACCCGTTTCCATGAAAACCATCGCGGCAAGTGCAATTATAGGTGCCAATGCCGTTCGTACATTGGGCATACTGACTGCAATTGTGTATTGCCATCTGGCATTCATTCAAATCTTCGCAAGACAAACCGTCTCCTTGAAATCCATCGCGACAGGTGCAGTTATAAGATCCGATACCATTTGTACAGTAAGCATGCTCACTGCAATTGTGGGTTCCCTTCTTGCATTCGTCGACATCTTTGCACGTCGATCCGTTTCCAATAAAACCATCGCGGCATGTACAATTATACGTGCCAATGCTGTTTGTACAAATGGCATGATGACTGCATTTGTAGATTTCCGCCTTGCATTCGTCGACATCTGAGCATTTCCAGCCGTTTCCATGAAATCCATCATGACAGATACAGTTATAAGATCCGACGCTATTTGCACAGTACGCATGCTCACTGCAATTGTGGGTTCCATCCTTGCATTCGTCAACATCTCTGCACGTCGATCCATTTCCAAGAAAACCATCCCGGCATGTGCAATTATACGTGCCAACGTTGTTTATACAGATGGCGTGTTGACTGCATTTGTGGGTTCCCAGCCTGCATCCGTCGACATCTGAGCATGTCCAGCCATTTCCATGAAATCCATCGTGACAGATGCAGTTATAAGATCCGACGCTATTTGTACAGTAAGCATGCTTACTGCAATTATGGGTTCTGTTCTTGCATTCGTCAACATCTTTGCACGTCGACCCGTTTCCAAGAAAACCATTGCGACACGTGCAATTATAAGTGCCAATTGAATTAACACAGACACTGTTTTGAAGGCATGAATTAAGTTCTTCCGATAAGCATTCGTTTATGTCTGAAAAGAGAAGATAAAGTTGGCTAACATTAACTGTCTGATTTGTTGTAGCAAAATATTTAAAGAAGATAAAGATTGCGGTTTGCAGCTTAGTACATTTTTGGAGTCAGACTTTCCCAATTTTCTTTTGCAGAAATACCATTTAACCCATATTGGCGAAATTGCCATATCTGTCAACGAATGAAgtagaatttaaaaaaatgctgtaCTTCAATACAGAGCTGCCTGAGTTTGAAACGTACCTGCCAATGCATAATTAGAGAGTAAAAGCGATTTTTGTTGACGTCGGTCATTCAATAAGATGGAAAATATGTTGTCGTTTTTGTGCATTAGATATTTTGACATGGACCCGAATTTAGTAAGGCACCGAACGAGACCGTGCTTCCTCACTTTATCAATAGAAGAATACCGAAGCGTTGTGTCGTTATCAGACAGTTTCCTCACCGTAGCAGACAGAGCCGTTTCCTTGGAAGCCACCGTTACACCGACACGCGTGATGACTCTCGTTGATAGCTCTGCAGTTGGCATTGACATCGCAGAGTGGTTTGTACCGGCAATCAAACTCGGTGGTCACGATTCGCTTGTCCTTCAATTTATCTGTTACAGGAGGGTGAGAAAATAAACAACTGCACATTGGGGAAAGTACGTTAGATGGGCCAAATCTTGGCATTTTCATGTTAAAATGATTTTATCGGTCTTAACTAATTACATCAAAGCAAGTTAATCAATTTTTCCTTTAATAACGCTCCCGTAGGTGTAAAACTTAGTATCATTGAAATACGTTGATGGAGGTTAACTGGCCAATACAGAGATTAAAGTGTTGAAGGTACAAGCATTAATGACACACAGCTCAACATCGTGCAAAATTTATAAAGTGCATTTATTGGCACCTAAAAAAGTCACCTAGCGAGTTGCGGATGAGCAATGATTAGGTTGGAAGTTCTTAGAAGGTAAGGTTCAGCCAGCAATTTCTCATGAAAATGAAGATATCATTCCCTAATATAAAAGTTTCGGACAATTTAATTTTCGGCGAAGATATCCGAACTGATCAAATTCTTTATTCACTACATGGAGCCTAGAAATGTCTATAGAAAGGTTTTTGGCTTAATATGTTTGCTTGGTGCCCCTGTAATAAGGAAGTTTAAGTACAACGAGTAAGTACTCTACGAGTAGAACTAAGTGTCCTCGATGAAGATAAAATGTCTGTCCCCTTCCTGTTCCCTCAGTTTCAATTCGAAAAATTTTGGAGAAGAAAATCACACGATTGtgggtgcaaaaaaaaaaacttcttggAACGAGCTTCGCCATTACCTTTGCCGTGCTGAAGTTCGAAATTAAGTTTCAACAGAGTACAcactattcttttttttttttttttaatttgtgttcttGCGATCATTATCTTGATCACTAAGCGGGAAATTACTTAACGTTTATGTGCACACTAAGCGGGAAATTACTTAACGTTTATGTGCATGCCCGGCA includes:
- the LOC136923894 gene encoding fibrillin-1-like; protein product: MSEAKRISRFTKVCSKFSSNAKKIMPVAAIIAAMIVLVCLVFVIPWRKSDASDDKLKDKRIVTTEFDCRYKPLCDVNANCRAINESHHACRCNGGFQGNGSVCYDINECLSEELNSCLQNSVCVNSIGTYNCTCRNGFLGNGSTCKDVDECKNRTHNCSKHAYCTNSVGSYNCICHDGFHGNGWTCSDVDGCRLGTHKCSQHAICINNVGTYNCTCRDGFLGNGSTCRDVDECKDGTHNCSEHAYCANSVGSYNCICHDGFHGNGWKCSDVDECKAEIYKCSHHAICTNSIGTYNCTCRDGFIGNGSTCKDVDECKKGTHNCSEHAYCTNGIGSYNCTCRDGFQGDGLSCEDLNECQMAIHNCSQYAQCTNGIGTYNCTCRDGFHGNGWTCNDVDECKTGTNNCSKHAHCTNSVGSYNCTCRDGFQGDGLSCKDLDECKLGMHQCSQFAQCTNQIGTYDCACHYGFEGDGRTCKDVNECQTGIHNCSLNAMCTNNVGAFSCTCREGYEGNGWVCTDVNECKRGAHSCHTHASCHNKQGSYKCYCNRGYRGDGRTCQDNDECQGGSNNCRLNSRCINTPGSYSCQCLDGYHGNGEVCSDINECNRWLCDLNAACTNTDGSYSCTCNGGFQGDGLSCVDYDECKAGDHDCHEKATCTNTWGSYRCSCSKGYHGNGKGCKASSSSSRNPVPSARVGILMLLIGCLITRG